Proteins encoded in a region of the Ursus arctos isolate Adak ecotype North America unplaced genomic scaffold, UrsArc2.0 scaffold_2, whole genome shotgun sequence genome:
- the LOC113246653 gene encoding sodium/potassium-transporting ATPase subunit alpha-4 — protein MGRGGKKGTVTPHERNPSTRPKRGFKMGKRRKMKKKKKTELEELKKEVVLDDHKLTLEELSAKYSVDLTMGLSPGRAQEILKRDGPNTLTPPPTTSKWAKFCKQLFGGFSILLWIGAILCFLAYSIQLHYKEESTKDNLYLGIVLAVVVIVTGCFSYYQEAKSSKIMESFRNMVPQQALVIRGGEKMQIKVEEVVVGDLVEVKGGDRIPADLRLISSQGCKVDNSSLTGESEPQFRSPEFTHESPLETRNICFFSTNCVEGTARGVVIATGDSTVMGRIASLTSGLVVGKTPIAVEIEHFIRLITAVAVFLGVSFFGLSLILGYGWLEAVIFLIGIIVANVPEGLLATVTVCLTLTAKSMARKNCLVKNLEAVETLGSTSTICSDKTGTLTQNRMTVAHMWFDKTIYKADTSEEQTGKTFAKGSPTWFILARIAGLCNRADFKAHQETLPVAKRATTGDASESALLKFIEQSYSSVKEMRERNPKVAEIPFNSTNKYQMSIHLQDNSSQTHVLMMKGAPERILEFCSTYLLKGVEYPMDDEMRKAFQNAYMELGGLGERVLGFCFLNLPGTFSKGFEFNTDEINFPMDNLCFVGLISMIDPPRAAVPDAVGKCRSAGIKVIMVTGDHPITAKAIAKGVGIISEGNETAEDMAARLQVPISQINTREAKAIVVHGSDLKDMTSEQLDEILKNHTEIVFARTSPQQKLIIVEGCQRQGAIVAVTGDGVNDSPALKKADIGIAMGISGSDVSKQAADMILLDDNFASIVTGVEEGRLIFDNLKKSIAYTLTSNIPEITPFLLFIILSIPLPLGTIAILCIDLGTDMVPAISLAYESAESDIMKRAPRNPKSDNLVNHRLIGMAYGQIGMIQALAGFFTYFVILAENGFKPMDLLGIRLKWEDRFFNDLEDSYGQQWTYEQRKVVEFTCHTAFFISIVVVQWADLIICKTRRNSVFQQGMNNKILIFGIMEETFLAAFLSYAPGMDLALRMYPLK, from the exons ATGGGGCGCGGGGGGAAGAAGGGGACCGTGACCCCTCACGAGCGGAACCCAAGCACAAGGCCTAAACGGGGGTTTAaaatggggaagagaagaaaaatgaagaagaaaaagaagactgaatTGGAGGAGCTGAAGAAGGAAGTGGTCCTG GATGACCACAAATTAACCTTGGAAGAGCTGAGCGCCAAGTACTCCGTGGACCTCACGATG GGCCTTAGCCCTGGAAGGGCACAGGAAATCTTGAAACGAGATGGACCCAATACACttaccccgccccccaccacttCAAAATGGGCCAAATTCTGTAAGCAGCTGTTCGGCGGCTTCTCGATCTTACTATGGATCGGTGCCATTCTCTGCTTCTTGGCCTACAGCATCCAGTTACATTACAAGGAGGAGTCTACCAAAGATAAC ctgtacCTGGGCATTGTACTGGCTGTCGTGGTCATCGTCACCGGCTGCTTCTCCTACTACCAGGAGGCCAAGAGCTCCAAGATCATGGAGTCTTTCAGGAACATGGTGCCTCAG CAAGCTCTGGTGATTCGAGGCGGAGAGAAGATGCAGATCAAagtggaggaggtggtggtgggagatCTGGTCGAAGTGAAGGGCGGAGACCGAATCCCGGCGGACCTCCGGCTCATCTCCTCACAAGGATGTAAG GTGGACAACTCATCCTTGACAGGAGAGTCTGAGCCCCAATTCCGCTCCCCCGAGTTCACCCATGAGAGCCCCCTGGAGACCCGCAACATCTGCTTCTTCTCCACCAACTGTGTGGAAG GAACCGCTCGGGGCGTTGTGATCGCTACCGGAGACTCCACGGTGATGGGCCGCATCGCCTCTCTGACGTCGGGCCTGGTCGTGGGCAAGACCCCCATTGCTGTGGAGATCGAGCACTTCATCCGTCTGATCACAGCGGTGGCCGTCTTCCTCGGTGTCTCTTTCTTCGGGCTCTCCCTGATCTTGGGCTACGGCTGGCTGGAGGCTGTCATTTTTCTCATTGGCATCATTGTGGCCAATGTGCCTGAGGGGCTGCTGGCCACCGTCACC GTGTGTCTGACCCTGACGGCCAAGAGCATGGCCCGGAAGAACTGCCTGGTGAAGAATCTGGAGGCGGTCGAGACGCTGGGCTCCACCTCCACCATCTGCTCCGACAAGACGGGCACCCTCACCCAGAACCGCATGACCGTTGCGCACATGTGGTTCGACAAGACCATATACAAGGCCGACACCAGCGAAGAGCAGACTG ggAAGACGTTTGCCAAGGGCTCTCCTACCTGGTTCATCCTGGCCCGCATCGCCGGCCTCTGCAACCGAGCCGACTTCAAGGCTCACCAGGAGACCCTTCCCGTTGCTAAG CGGGCGACAACAGGGGATGCTTCCGAGTCAGCCCTCCTCAAGTTCATCGAGCAGTCGTACAGCTCTGTgaaggagatgagagagagaaaccccAAGGTGGCAGAGATCCCCTTTAATTCCACCAACAAGTACCAG atgtccatccacCTGCAGGACAACAGCTCCCAGACCCACGTGCTGATGATGAAGGGGGCCCCAGAGAGGATCCTAGAGTTTTGCTCGACTTACCTTCTGAAGGGGGTGGAGTACCCCATGGACGATGAGATGAGGAAAGCCTTCCAGAACGCCTACATGGAACTGGGAGGCCTGGGGGAACGCGTGCTAG gaTTCTGCTTCCTGAATCTGCCTGGCACTTTCTCCAAGGGATTCGAGTTTAATACAGATGAAATCAATTTTCCCATGGATAACCTTTGCTTTGTGGGGCTCATCTCCATGATTGACCCTCCCCGAGCTGCAGTCCCTGACGCTGTGGGCAAGTGTCGTAGTGCAGGGATCAAG GTGATCATGGTGACTGGGGACCATCCCATCACAGCCAAGGCCATCGCCAAAGGTGTGGGCATTATATCAGAAGGCAACGAGACGGCAGAGGACATGGCTGCACGGCTCCAGGTCCCTATCAGCCAGATCAACACCAG GGAGGCCAAGGCCATCGTGGTGCACGGCTCGGACCTGAAGGACATGACGTCGGAGCAGCTGGACGAGATCCTGAAGAACCACACGGAGATCGTGTTCGCGCGGACGTCCCCGCAGCAGAAGCTCATCATCGTGGAGGGCTGCCAGAGGCAG GGGGCCATCGTGGCGGTGACCGGGGATGGCGTGAACGACTCCCCCGCACTGAAGAAGGCCGACATCGGCATCGCCATGGGCATCTCGGGCTCCGACGTGTCGAAGCAGGCGGCCGACATGATCCTCCTGGACGACAACTTCGCCTCCATCGTCACGGGcgtggaggagg GCCGCCTCATCTTTGACAACCTGAAGAAATCCATCGCATACACACTGACCAGCAACATCCCCGAGATCACCCccttcctgcttttcatcatcctCAGCATCCCCCTGCCTCTGGGCACCATAGCCATCCTCTGCATCGACCTGGGCACGGACATG GTCCCGGCCATCTCCTTGGCCTATGAGTCAGCTGAAAGTGACATCATGAAGAGAGCCCCACGCAATCCGAAGAGTGATAACCTGGTGAACCACCGTCTCATCGGCATGGCCTACGGACAGATTG GAATGATCCAGGCCCTGGCTGGATTCTTCACCTATTTTGTGATCCTGGCCGAGAACGGATTCAAGCCTATGGACCTGCTGGGCATCCGCCTCAAATGGGAGGACCGGTTCTTCAATGACCTGGAGGACAGCTACGGACAGCAGTGG ACCTATGAGCAGCGGAAGGTGGTGGAGTTCACCTGCCACACGGCCTTCTTCATCAGCATCGTGGTCGTGCAGTGGGCCGACCTCATCATCTGCAAGACCCGACGCAACTCAGTCTTCCAACAGGGCATGAA TAACAAGATCCTAATATTTGGAATCATGGAGGAGACCTTCCTGGCTGCTTTTCTGTCCTACGCTCCAGGCATGGACCTGGCCCTGCGGATGTACCCACTCAAGTGA